The segment GAACAGGAGTGAACACCATGAGGCACTGGCTGCTGATTCTCACCCTGCCACTGTGGCTCGCAGGTTGCGTGCTCGAAGGCTTCGAGTTGCCCCAGAACTACAGGCCGTCGCACCCGGGTGCGACCGCGCCGCTCGCCGACCGGGCGGTCTTCCACGCGAAACTCGACGACGCCAAGGGCGGGGAGATCTGGCTGCGATTCGTCAACACCGGCGCGGTCAGCTACGTCATGGAAACCTACGCGCGTCCGTCAAATGGCGACTCCCCCTTGTTGCTGCCGATGACGGTGCGTTTCGTGCCACTGGATGCGCGCCACTACGCGCTCTACTGGCGACTCCCCACGCCCGACGGGCAGGGTTACGCATTGGTCCGGCTCGACGCGGGCAAGCTGGTGACACTCACACCCCCCGCGAGCGAGGCAACGGTCGCGCTCGCCGAACGGCATGGCCTGACCGCAAGCCGGCGCCTGACAGGCGGTTACGCGCTCGCCGACGGGGAAAAGTCGACCGAGATCGACGCATCCGATGACGCCCGCGAAACACGCGTGCTCGCCTTCCTCAAGGCGCTCGCCGCGCGCAAGGATTTGCAGGCACGAAGCTGGAACAGCCGTCCCGACGTGCCGGAAACCCTGAGCAACGCGCTGCTCGCACGCCTCGGCCCGCACATCACTCGCATGGAGGGAGGCAAGCTCATCGTTTCCCAGTTGCGCGAACTCGCCGCCTACTTCCGTGCGCGTGGTGACAAGGGCGACCCGTGGGCGCACTACGCGCTGGCGCGTTTCGCTCTCAACGGCTGGGGCATGGAGATCGACCCGCCGCTCGCGCGCGTGGCCGCCGACGCTGCGATACGGGGCGGCGTGGTTGAGGCCAACCAGGTGCTGGCAGCGTTGCGCTACAACGGCATCGGCCAGCCCGCCACACCGGCGGCGGCGATCCCCTACGCGCGTCGCGCGGCAGACGTCGGCGTGCCCGCCGCGATGTACCTTCTCGGCGTCGCCTACCGCGATGGCCAGGGTGTGGCGACGGACAAAGCCGAAGCACGTCGCTGGCTTCGCGCCGCCGCCGACGCCGGACATGTCGATGCCCACGCGATGTGGGCCGACCTGATGCTCGACGACCAGACTGCCGCGAGCGACGCGCAGGCGATCGCGGCACTGAAAGCCGGCATGGAAGCGGATTCCGCCAACGCCTTCTACCTGCGCGGCTTCATGCATGAAAACGGGCGCGGCGGCCAACAGGATTTCGCTGCCGCCACCGCGATGTTCCTTGAGGCGACCAAGCGTCGCCACGACTATGCCACCTACCTCGCGGGCGAGCGGCTGCGGCGCGGGCAGGGTATCCCGCAGGACATCATCCGGGGCAGGAAACTGGTTGCCCGTGCAGCCGAGGCGGGCATCAAGGAAGCCGAAACGGCGCTGGAGCGGAGCGATACGGTTTTGCCCGGCAATACCTGCGTGAGGGCAATGTGTGGAAACAGTCAGGCAGATGCCCAACCGAACCCGAATCTGGATAAGCCCCCCTACGTGTTCGCGGGCCTGCGCTACGGCGCGTCTTATCAGGACGCGATTCGGCTGTTCGGCAAGCCGGAGCGGATCGAGAGCTCAGGCGCTTCGAGCAAGCTTTTCTGGTCAAGTGGCAAGTTCGAAGTCAGCTACCAGAAGGACACGGGGTTTATCAATAGCTTCACCATTGTCGGCCAGGAGGGCGTGGCTTTCGTACGATCACGTACGCCAAAGGAAGGCATGCTGAAGCTGCTCGACCTGCCCAAAGCCAAAGTCGCCGACGTCATGGGGAAGCCGACGAAGATCTGGTACCACGACACGCTCATGGATTGGCAAGACGAGATCGACCAGCACACGCAAGGCAGCATCTTCCTCGAATGCACGCGCGGGGCAGAACAGGCTTGTGACCAGATGACAGTGCATTGGAGCGGAAGAACGACGTGGGATCCGAACGACGGCGTCGATTCATGGGGTTTGCGGACGAGCCCAATATGCGGCACCGCCAATGCTTATCGGAACGCATACACAAGGCGCGGTTTCGTACTTTCCAGGGAAAAAGCACAAACCCCGATGTGGGAACTGGAACTGTTCGTGAATGCCGCAATCCCGGGCTGGGTGCTGGCCGGCAAATACCTTGACACGTCCGTGTGGACGGCAACGCCTTCGTCCTGGGAATTGTGCGAACTGGCACAGGGTGACGGGGATTACCGCACGCAAAAGTGGTACGGAGCCTATTTCGGCAAGCGACAAGGGGCAGAGAAGTGAACGCAGCAAATCGACAATGGCTGCGATACCGGGGTGCAGCGTGCGTCGGGAAATGGTGGATGAAGAGCGTTCCTCGCCTCGCCTTGCTGCTCGCCACGTCTGCATGCCATGCACAGTTTTCCCCCTGTCCCCGTGGTAACGGGTAAGGTTCACCCGCGGGCGCGGCACCAGAGCAGCAAGTCGCGCAATGAAGTCCAATGGCTCAAACACGATGTGCGTGGTCCCGTCCCGGTACGGCGTCTTGAGCAGGTACACGACCTTCCCCGTCGCACTCACCGTGAGCCGCTGCTCGGCCACCGCCGGGCGGGCGATGTAGCGGCACAGCCGCTCGCGCACTTCGCGCTGGTACGCCTCGCAGGTCACGCCGGCGTGGAGGGAAAAACCGTGGGCTTCGCCACCCGCTCGTTCCGCGTATCCTCGCCCGCCAGCGGCGTGATCGTGCGCAGCACCAGCGCCTGACGCCCCGCGCGCGGCCCGACCGCGATGCGGTAGGTCACCGAGCTGCCGAGCAACTGTGTCATTGCGCCCTCGTCGGCGAGCAGCGCGGCGGTCTCCGCCATGCGTCGGGCGCCGCGGCTGGGGCAGAACCCGCGGC is part of the Pseudomonadales bacterium genome and harbors:
- a CDS encoding sel1 repeat family protein, translating into MRHWLLILTLPLWLAGCVLEGFELPQNYRPSHPGATAPLADRAVFHAKLDDAKGGEIWLRFVNTGAVSYVMETYARPSNGDSPLLLPMTVRFVPLDARHYALYWRLPTPDGQGYALVRLDAGKLVTLTPPASEATVALAERHGLTASRRLTGGYALADGEKSTEIDASDDARETRVLAFLKALAARKDLQARSWNSRPDVPETLSNALLARLGPHITRMEGGKLIVSQLRELAAYFRARGDKGDPWAHYALARFALNGWGMEIDPPLARVAADAAIRGGVVEANQVLAALRYNGIGQPATPAAAIPYARRAADVGVPAAMYLLGVAYRDGQGVATDKAEARRWLRAAADAGHVDAHAMWADLMLDDQTAASDAQAIAALKAGMEADSANAFYLRGFMHENGRGGQQDFAAATAMFLEATKRRHDYATYLAGERLRRGQGIPQDIIRGRKLVARAAEAGIKEAETALERSDTVLPGNTCVRAMCGNSQADAQPNPNLDKPPYVFAGLRYGASYQDAIRLFGKPERIESSGASSKLFWSSGKFEVSYQKDTGFINSFTIVGQEGVAFVRSRTPKEGMLKLLDLPKAKVADVMGKPTKIWYHDTLMDWQDEIDQHTQGSIFLECTRGAEQACDQMTVHWSGRTTWDPNDGVDSWGLRTSPICGTANAYRNAYTRRGFVLSREKAQTPMWELELFVNAAIPGWVLAGKYLDTSVWTATPSSWELCELAQGDGDYRTQKWYGAYFGKRQGAEK